CACTCCTACGATCGCCAACAACATCGTCGCCTACCGTAACCAAAACGGTGCCTTCAAGAACCGCCGTTTACTCCTAAAAGTGCCAAAGCTCGGCCCCAAAGCCTTTGAGCAGGCCGCAGGCTTTTTACGGATTCGAGACGGCGAGAACCCGTTGGACAACACCGCCGTTCACCCAGAGAGCTACAAAGTCGTAGAAGCGATCGCCAAGGATTTACAAGTACCTCTCACCCAAATCACGCAAGTGGCAGAACGGGTAAACTCGACCAATCTGAAAAAATATGTGACGGAGACGGTGGGAGAACCGACGCTACGCGACATGATCAGTGAGTTAGAAAAACCAGGTCGTGACCCTCGCGCTGAGTTCAAATACGCCACCTTTAGAGAAGGGGTGAAAGAGATCTCCGATCTACAAGTGGGGATGGAACTGGAAGGCGTGGTCACCAATGTGGCGAACTTTGGAGCCTTTGTAGACATCGGTGTGCATCAAGACGGCTTAGTCCACATCTCCCAACTCGCCGATCGCTTCGTCAGCGACCCCAAACAAATTGTGAAAGTGGGTCAGGTAGTAAAGGTACGAGTGCTGGAGGTCAACGAAGCTCTCAAGCGCATCAGCTTAACCATGCGCTCTGGGCAAGAAGCTCCAAGACCCACCAGTAAGCCGAGTCAGGGCAAGCAGGTTAACCAACCACAGAGCGAAAGGCAGGGTGAACAGCAGGGCGATCGCACCAAACTCCCACCCGCCACACTCAACGACCTCAAAGCCAAATTCGGCAAGAAACGCTAAAGAGACTCAGCGATCGCTCCTGGTTGAGGAGAAGTAGGGCGATCGCCGTCACTTGATTAGTAAGGTATCAAGGGCTTATGGCTCACCATACTTACCCTCTCGGTAAAAGCTGGAGCCACATAATAACTAGACTTACCGAAAAAGTTAATCCTTGAGGCTCAAACAACCCCATATTTGGTTATTACGATAAAGCGACTTATCAATCTACTAGCGCTTTCGAGAACTACTTTGCACTTGTATTTGCTTATTGATATCAGCCGAGTATAGATGCATTTTGATGTCATTGCGAACATTAAATCCTAGTAGATGTTCGACAATTGAAGGCTGACTAAGATTACAAGCAAAGATATGCTGACCATAAATGAATGATATGGAGACGTCTCCACTTGGAAGTACTCCTATACCCCATTCATAGAGTTGCCGTGTCACAAGAGGTCCAAATTCGTCATAGCGTATTGAGATCTCAAGATCCTTTCGACGTGGGTAAACCCCCTGGAGAGGGGACAAACATAGCTCAAGCTCTATCTGGATAAACGTTCCAAGCAACTACCTTGTAGGAAAATTGGAAGAAGAACTGGGAGACCAATAACGGAATTAATAGGGGTTCAGCTTTTACTAGTTGAGAATGAAATCAAGAAGCTACGAAAGTGGAATCAATCACTTTAACTGTTGAGAGGCTAGAAGGTTTAACGGCTCTAGCTTCTGGGTAGGTTTGTCCCCCTCCCAGGTAAACCCCATATCCAACCTGCCACCTGTTTCCAAATTTCCCTCGTCTAGCGTGATCACGGGCAGCATCAAATTTTGAGTCATAAGGGTTAATCCCTGAATTAATCATTGCTTCCAAACCAACTTTGAGAAGGAATCGTGCAATATGGGAAGCAGCCTTCTCTGACTGATAAACTAGAAATGGCTTACGTCTTAATACATTGTGATAATGTTCAACGCATTCTTCTTCAGCCACAAAGAGAAGAGTATCGGTAAAGCCGGAAGAAATCAGGTGTAAACCTTTTCGTGCCTCATATTTAGGTAATCTACCTTTTTTGCTTTTAATTACGTATCCAAGCCGTTCTAGAATAAACGGTGGCTCAGAAATCACTCTATTTTCGACTTTAGATCC
This region of Trichocoleus desertorum NBK24 genomic DNA includes:
- a CDS encoding HNH endonuclease — translated: MKAPYKCLFCFRADASFEKIEHPIPESLGNDDWILPKGFVCDECNQYFGSKVENRVISEPPFILERLGYVIKSKKGRLPKYEARKGLHLISSGFTDTLLFVAEEECVEHYHNVLRRKPFLVYQSEKAASHIARFLLKVGLEAMINSGINPYDSKFDAARDHARRGKFGNRWQVGYGVYLGGGQTYPEARAVKPSSLSTVKVIDSTFVAS